The Paenibacillus tianjinensis genome has a window encoding:
- a CDS encoding bifunctional 3-deoxy-7-phosphoheptulonate synthase/chorismate mutase translates to MTNVELDGLRARLDEINGQLLELISERAQVVQEIGVVKEKQGVPKFDPEREKAMLEKLVASNKGPFTSGTIRSLFKQIFAASLDLQSDEHKKSLLVSRKTRKEDTVIVLPGDITIGGLSSVMVAGPCSVESELQTRTVAAALQKAGIKVMRGGAFKPRTSPYDFQGLGMDGLRILREAADEYGLLTISEIVDPAHLEPALDYVDIIQIGARNMQNFELLKAAGELNKPVLLKRGLAATMEEFLHAAEYIMSRGNTQVMLIERGIRTYEKWTRNTLDISAVPILKQESHLPVLVDVTHSTGRKDILIPCAKAALAAGADGIMVEVHPDPATALSDAAQQLNIEEFNTFFSEVKASGLFR, encoded by the coding sequence ATGACTAACGTGGAATTGGATGGGCTGAGAGCCCGTCTGGATGAAATCAATGGACAGCTGCTGGAGTTAATCTCGGAGCGTGCCCAGGTTGTTCAGGAAATTGGAGTTGTAAAAGAAAAGCAGGGCGTGCCTAAATTTGATCCGGAACGTGAAAAAGCGATGCTGGAGAAGCTTGTAGCGAGCAATAAAGGGCCTTTCACAAGCGGAACGATCCGCAGCCTCTTCAAGCAAATCTTCGCTGCTTCTCTGGATCTGCAGTCTGATGAACATAAGAAAAGCCTACTGGTCAGCCGGAAAACACGCAAGGAGGACACCGTTATTGTCCTGCCGGGCGATATTACGATCGGCGGCCTGTCCTCGGTAATGGTAGCCGGACCTTGCTCAGTTGAGAGTGAGCTGCAAACCCGTACTGTAGCTGCAGCACTGCAAAAAGCCGGAATTAAAGTGATGCGCGGCGGTGCATTCAAACCCCGGACTTCCCCATATGATTTCCAGGGGCTGGGCATGGACGGCCTGCGTATCCTCCGCGAAGCGGCGGACGAATACGGCCTGCTTACGATCAGTGAAATCGTCGATCCTGCACATCTTGAGCCTGCGCTGGATTATGTGGATATCATCCAGATCGGTGCACGCAACATGCAGAACTTCGAACTCCTGAAAGCCGCCGGTGAGCTGAATAAGCCGGTCCTGCTGAAACGGGGTCTTGCTGCAACCATGGAGGAATTCCTTCATGCCGCTGAATACATCATGTCACGCGGAAATACGCAGGTCATGCTGATCGAACGCGGGATCCGTACTTATGAGAAATGGACTCGCAATACACTTGATATCTCAGCGGTGCCGATTCTCAAGCAGGAGAGCCACCTGCCGGTGCTGGTCGATGTTACCCATTCCACCGGACGCAAAGATATTCTGATTCCTTGTGCCAAAGCCGCACTTGCTGCCGGAGCCGACGGGATTATGGTCGAGGTGCATCCTGATCCGGCTACCGCCCTCTCCGATGCGGCGCAGCAGCTGAACATCGAGGAGTTCAACACCTTCTTCAGTGAGGTTAAGGCTTCCGGGTTGTTCCGTTAA
- a CDS encoding PAS domain-containing hybrid sensor histidine kinase/response regulator, with protein MLKEQYFGEVYRTGISGMAFLSLDLKWTSINPAVVSMLGYKEEQLLGHDFRVLVYKDSVEIHSRKMGALKASGVPFFECEIRMIHGKGMPVPVLLHTALIRDPSTGVELYYIIHLTEPPAEAKAQNRYPSSDELYKLIAANISDVVYYATPDNICRYCSPSVREVLGYEPEELIGRDIRSLIHPEDRATLSLPQVAELRSIQLRVLHADGRYLWIEFTLRIVDNPDSPSVLAVGRDITERKNVERKLQESIERYTSLKKYNHDAIISLDLQGNIINCNEQACQLTGYPVSELAGKSVGRIIGEHHVEDVLGYTSGNSSKERNIDLVWHKDGHTVEVLTTIAPIIINNATVGFYIIVKDITEQKKLLIAKETAESTNRAKSEFLAMMSHEIRTPMNGVIGMTDLLLDISEPGSIQREYLEIIRQSGDTLLNIINDILDFSKNEAGKTALHEDPFVLEECIDSVLELLQHKAVAKGLKIQVLVDPAIPKMVIGDGDRLKQILLNLVGNAIKFTYTGGVTIRVQSLVQTAGQITLHFTIADTGIGIPEDAADKLFEPFVQLDHFMGRRHEGTGLGLAIAKQLVELMGGAIGLDTSVKQGATFEFTVKLRLRNDTSADTFGSLLAGSGPVSRNLRILVAEDNEINQIVLRKILEKRGYSVDVAADGLQVVEMTVSTDYDLIFMDVQMPGMNGLEATAAIRRTLAPDKQPVIIAVTANALKGDREQCLETGMDEYISKPLRSEAVTNLIAKFFGE; from the coding sequence ATGTTGAAAGAGCAGTATTTTGGAGAAGTATACCGAACGGGTATCAGCGGAATGGCTTTTCTGTCCCTTGACCTCAAATGGACGAGCATCAATCCGGCTGTAGTCTCGATGCTTGGATATAAGGAAGAACAGCTCCTGGGGCATGATTTCAGGGTGCTTGTGTACAAAGATTCTGTGGAGATACATAGCAGGAAGATGGGGGCTCTGAAAGCAAGCGGAGTTCCCTTTTTTGAATGCGAAATTAGGATGATCCATGGCAAAGGCATGCCGGTTCCCGTGCTGCTGCATACCGCACTTATCAGAGATCCTTCTACGGGTGTAGAACTGTATTATATTATTCACCTGACAGAGCCTCCGGCTGAAGCAAAAGCCCAGAATCGTTATCCCTCGTCTGACGAGCTGTATAAGCTGATTGCCGCCAATATTAGTGATGTGGTGTATTACGCCACACCCGACAATATCTGCCGGTATTGTTCACCGTCGGTCAGGGAAGTGCTGGGCTATGAACCGGAGGAGCTGATCGGACGCGATATCCGCAGCCTGATCCATCCGGAGGATCGTGCCACATTAAGCCTTCCGCAAGTAGCCGAACTCCGGAGTATTCAGCTGCGGGTTCTTCACGCTGACGGGCGATACTTGTGGATTGAATTCACTTTACGTATAGTGGATAACCCGGACAGCCCAAGCGTGCTAGCTGTAGGCCGGGACATCACCGAGCGCAAAAATGTTGAGCGGAAGCTGCAGGAATCCATTGAACGCTACACCTCCCTTAAGAAATACAATCATGATGCCATTATTTCACTGGATCTGCAGGGCAACATTATCAACTGCAATGAGCAGGCCTGCCAGCTGACAGGTTACCCCGTCTCTGAGCTGGCCGGCAAGAGTGTAGGCCGGATCATCGGGGAGCATCATGTTGAAGATGTACTCGGCTATACCAGCGGGAACAGCAGCAAGGAACGGAATATTGACCTTGTCTGGCACAAGGACGGACATACGGTCGAAGTGTTGACAACTATTGCTCCGATTATCATCAATAATGCTACGGTAGGCTTTTATATCATCGTTAAGGACATTACGGAACAAAAAAAGCTGCTAATTGCCAAGGAAACCGCCGAGAGCACGAATCGTGCAAAAAGTGAATTCCTGGCGATGATGAGCCATGAGATCCGTACCCCTATGAATGGTGTGATCGGGATGACCGATTTACTGCTGGATATCAGTGAGCCGGGATCTATCCAGAGGGAGTATCTGGAGATCATCCGGCAGAGCGGTGACACCCTTCTGAATATCATTAATGATATTCTGGATTTCTCCAAGAATGAAGCCGGCAAAACGGCTCTTCATGAGGATCCCTTTGTGCTGGAGGAATGTATAGATTCCGTTCTTGAACTTCTGCAGCATAAGGCAGTGGCTAAAGGGCTAAAGATCCAGGTCCTTGTAGATCCCGCTATACCCAAGATGGTGATTGGTGACGGGGACCGGTTAAAGCAGATCCTGCTGAATCTGGTTGGCAATGCGATTAAGTTCACTTATACCGGAGGTGTGACGATTAGAGTCCAAAGCCTGGTCCAGACGGCAGGACAGATTACCCTGCATTTTACGATTGCGGATACCGGCATTGGCATTCCTGAAGACGCTGCAGACAAGCTGTTTGAGCCGTTTGTGCAGCTGGATCATTTCATGGGCCGGCGCCATGAGGGCACAGGTCTCGGCCTGGCGATTGCGAAGCAGTTGGTAGAACTGATGGGGGGAGCCATTGGCTTGGACACCAGTGTGAAGCAGGGGGCGACCTTTGAGTTTACAGTGAAGCTCCGCCTGAGAAACGATACTTCCGCCGACACGTTCGGATCTTTACTTGCAGGCTCGGGCCCAGTGAGCCGCAACTTGCGGATCCTGGTAGCAGAGGATAACGAGATTAACCAAATCGTGTTGCGTAAAATTTTGGAGAAGCGGGGGTATTCCGTTGATGTGGCTGCGGATGGCCTGCAGGTGGTGGAGATGACAGTCAGTACCGATTATGATCTTATTTTTATGGATGTGCAGATGCCCGGAATGAACGGTTTGGAAGCGACAGCGGCAATCAGGCGGACACTTGCTCCGGACAAGCAGCCGGTGATTATCGCTGTTACGGCCAATGCGCTGAAGGGTGACCGTGAACAATGCCTGGAGACGGGAATGGACGAATACATCAGCAAACCGCTGCGCAGTGAGGCAGTTACGAATCTGATTGCGAAATTTTTCGGAGAATAA
- a CDS encoding response regulator, which produces MEEYKRTVLYVEDNELNMALMHHIFKKNLPSLLLLKAETAEIGLDIAVRQLPDLIILDIGLPGLNGYEALEWLKAREDTRHIPVVAISAFALRTDIERARETGFAAYITKPFQVSVFTDTVKTLLAWKP; this is translated from the coding sequence ATGGAGGAATATAAGCGGACAGTGTTGTACGTCGAAGATAATGAGCTTAACATGGCCTTAATGCATCATATCTTCAAAAAAAATCTGCCCTCCTTATTGCTGCTGAAAGCTGAAACGGCGGAAATAGGCCTGGACATCGCAGTCCGGCAGCTGCCGGATCTGATCATTCTCGATATCGGCTTACCCGGCCTGAATGGATATGAGGCATTGGAATGGTTAAAGGCAAGGGAGGATACCCGGCATATACCGGTAGTGGCAATCAGTGCATTTGCCCTGCGTACAGATATTGAACGGGCCCGGGAAACAGGATTTGCTGCTTACATTACTAAACCTTTTCAGGTCAGTGTCTTTACGGATACCGTAAAAACACTGTTAGCCTGGAAGCCCTAA
- a CDS encoding Na-translocating system protein MpsC family protein: MSTTELTSQFSSYTGRLLRERFGKGPESIHVSIGKQCIALHIRNFIGPVERFLLNKEEEQAFRYTRELLMKSLLPELSAYLQDNLSIEVGEIFYDWGIHNASGMIVALLKNDGVPVDEYAGRDEVHAQINEVSRKVQKEPEFTDSWWLGTRTLIIKREGILIPLEKELIGLGYENTLKTTKRKMEKRYLEDTTTIAPMLGKELSDIYVDWDFDKDTSVIAYTFL, from the coding sequence ATGAGTACTACAGAACTTACTAGCCAATTTTCCAGTTACACAGGAAGACTACTTAGGGAGCGTTTCGGGAAGGGCCCCGAGTCTATACATGTTTCTATCGGGAAGCAATGCATTGCACTGCATATCCGGAATTTTATCGGGCCAGTAGAGAGATTTCTGCTGAATAAGGAAGAAGAGCAGGCGTTCCGCTATACACGTGAGCTTCTGATGAAGTCACTGCTTCCTGAGCTTTCGGCTTATCTGCAGGACAATCTGTCGATTGAGGTTGGCGAGATTTTTTATGATTGGGGTATACATAATGCGTCTGGGATGATCGTGGCTCTCCTGAAGAACGACGGGGTACCAGTCGATGAGTATGCCGGACGGGATGAAGTTCATGCCCAGATCAATGAAGTGAGCCGGAAGGTACAGAAGGAACCCGAGTTTACCGATTCCTGGTGGCTGGGAACCCGTACCCTGATCATCAAACGCGAAGGAATTCTGATTCCTTTGGAGAAGGAACTGATCGGCCTCGGCTATGAGAATACGCTCAAAACCACGAAACGCAAGATGGAAAAACGCTACCTCGAAGATACCACCACAATTGCACCCATGCTGGGCAAGGAGCTGTCCGACATTTATGTGGATTGGGATTTCGATAAGGATACAAGCGTGATCGCATATACTTTTCTATAA